DNA from Vulpes vulpes isolate BD-2025 chromosome 9, VulVul3, whole genome shotgun sequence:
TATTTGCCAAAATATGgttgggagagggaagggagagtgctGATGGGAATAGGGTTTACACTGGTACACCTCAAACTCTAAAAATTAGATGGGAGAAATTGAAGACCAATATGATGAAACTCTTCTGGAACCAGAGAGATGAACACTGtggatacaataaaaaattaaggacCATGCTTATTTGTACACTTTGAACTGGTAAAAATGTCATGTGAGCTTTGTtcctcaatttaaaattttatttatttattttttaaaataaatttattttttattggtgttcagtttgccaacatacagaataacacccagtgctcatcccgtcaagtgcccccctgtgTGCccgccacccactcacccccaccccccgccctcctccccttccaccacccctagttcgttttacagtgttaggagtctttcatgttctgtctccctttctgatatttcccacttattttttctcctttcccctttattccctttcactattttttatattccccaaatttaaaaatttaaaaatacaaacaatgaaggtgaaataagaaCACttaccagcattttattttttaatatttgtgtagatttattttttattcgtcttcaatttgccaacatatagaagaacacccagggctcctcccatcaagtgctcccctcagtgcccgtcacacagtcacccaacccccccacccacctccctttctaccacccctagttcgtttcccagagttaggagtctctcatgttctgtctcccttctctgatatttcccactcattttttctcctttactctttattccctttcactattttttatattacccaaatgaatgagaccatataatgtttgtccttctctgattgacttatttcactcagaataataccctccagttccatccacgtcgaagcaaatctTATCAGCATTATAACTGAGAGAATTTAATTGAAGCATATCAAATGGATAAAAACTCATGAGTTtctaatactgaaaataaaacccCCTTCATTGGCTTCTTTGGAGTATGGTGCAGAGGGAAGCCACACAGTGACCCTCATACTGAGGAAATCAATGTTTAGAGGGATTTTTCCTTTACAGAATATTgcaactaataaatgaaaattgaagtACAGAATTTGAGTATTATCATCTGATAAACCCATAATGAAACAACGAGTTTAGTTAAGATTACCTATGGATACTGTTACTCCAGGACAAGAGATGCAGCCAGGTGGACCTCTCAGTGGAAGTACACGCAACACTTATGAAATATTCCTGCCAGAAAAATCAATCATGAGTCCGACTGAGCCTCTAGGACCTACCAGTTACAGGACCAACAGAATATGCTAATCAACCCTACAGGGACAAGGTCAGCAAAATCTGTCGTGTGTGAGAAGCTTTGCAGGATAAACCATCTGGTTATTGAATAAAGAAGGTGAGtaataatattgaaatgaaaatagagggACAGGAAGCCAGTGAATGAGAGGCTTTAGGGGCATCATGAGAACATGGAGTAAGGATGTTATGAATCCTGACCCAAAACACACCAGAAAGGATAAATGAGTCAATCAGGACAATTGAAACACTAAATGGCAATTCTATAATATTAAGAATTCATTATTAATTGTTTAAAGGATAATAGTAACATCAGAGTTGTCTTTCTTTACCGTCTTCACTGTTTAAAAGGATTAGTTACGATGGGCTCTAGATTGATAATATTGAAGTTGGTGGGTGCGATAGGTCATCCATTACTGCTCTAGTTTCATGTCCGTGCGTTTGAGAACAGCCATAATAAAGAGAGGCATGCatctaaacataaataaaataaaactaagtgaAGAGAGTTTGTCTCACACAGGAGGAGAAGTAGACGTGACCTTTAGGTAGCAGGAAACTGAccttgggggtgaggggagctcAGAGATGGCAGAAAGAATGAAGATTATAAAAAAGGGCCCCAATATGGATACccctaaataaatacagattttatgcAGTGCACATCACGCTGAAAATGCAGAAAGTAAAGTACACCACACCAAAGACAGGTAATTGGGAGTAAATACGTAGAGTTGAAAGGGTTTCCTCATTGTTCAGGGAGTCAGTAACTATACTAACGTAGGTTGTATTAGGTCAATAATGTAAGTTGTAATCTGTTTGCCACccctaacaaaagaaaaaaagagcaaatggaagTAAAACTTAGAGCTAATATAATAAAGGTGGAATAATAATACTTtgaaatgaatgttaaaaaaaggagaaagaaataaagagcactaAAGAACATGGTATACATAAAGCCTAAATTTATCTGTATCATGTGAAGGACTAAACTGTCTCGTGTACAACATGATTAAGGTGAAATTTCCAATGAAAAGTTGTGCGCTAGTAGCCAggttgaagaaacaaaactgaaaaatatgcaatcggagaaggacaaacattatgtgttctcattcatttggggaacataaataatagtgaaagggaatagaagggaagggagaagaaatgggtaggaaatatcagaaagggagacagaacatgaaagacccctaactctgtaaaacgaactagaggtggtggaaggggaggagggcgtgtgGTGGGAGTgcatgggtgacgggcactgaggggggcacttggcgggatgagcgctgggtgttattgtgtaggttggcaaattgaacaccaataaaaataaatttattattaaaaataatatgcaatcttaagagatataaaaagcaaacataaaatgttgaaaatgaaagtgATGGGAACATACccagcaaaataatattttagcacAAACCACACGCCACCACAGTTGCTATACTAGCCCGATAGCCAACTTCAAAGTGGAAAAACCAGCTGAGAAGAGGACACTTCACAGTGATGAGAAACATTTGGTTCCCCCAAAACAGGCAACCGTGTTAACTGTGTGAGCACCTGCCAGAAGAGCCTCAGGATATGCAAAGCAAAACTGGGCCCTTACGGGAGAAAAGTACAAATCCACAACTATGTGAGAGATTTTAACCCCCTCCCTTGGAACTGATAGAACAATCACACAAGGTGCCAACCTGGATACGGAACGTTTAGGCAGTAACATCAGTGACCATAACCTAATGGAGCACGGCATCCAACCGCAGGatgtatattctttgttttctttttcctaaaggtTTTGTTTAAAGTCTAGTATAGTTTAGAGAGTATAATAttttttcaggtgtacagtatagtgattcagctcTTCTATAaagcacctggtgctcatcatgacaggtgcgctccttcatccccatcaacTCGAGCCCTCCATCCCCGTCCCCCGCCTCTCttaccctcagtgtgttctctgtagttcagagtgttttctggtttgcttctttcctttcttcccctaggttcatttgttttgtttctgaaattccacacatgagtgagatcatatgataattgtttttctctgacttcattCACTTAGCATAGGACCCTCTATATCCAcccatgttattgtaaatggcaaggcTTCATgggtttttatggctgagtaatactgcaTTGCATGTATATATCACCTCTTTATCAATCAGTCAGAGGatgtacattattttcaagagtaTAAAGAACATATTACCACATTGGTTATATTCTGGATTCATTGCAgctttcaacaaatttcaaaggactgaaggtgtaaaaaatatatttgtgtgcaatttatatgaaaccaagccaaaagtaaatcacaaatagagcatttaaaaatcctcatgtatttttaattttaaaaatacttctaagtAAGCCATGGGTGTAAATAAGTTCAAGAGACGTTATTCAATGTCGTTAGTCAAGAGGGAACTGTGgaacaaaaccactatgagattcCACTTTGTTTGTTAGGAtggttacaattatttttaaagactgagaagAACAAGGGTTTGAAATATAGAAATTGCATACGACGAGTAACAAAAGTGGCAGCTTGGATGCATTATCGTCTGTGtttaaaggcaaatttatagGCTTAAGTCCATAtgtaagaaaagtagaaaaacaggaaatagtaTTCGTCTgaaagtattataaaaaattagtgCATGAATCCCAAAAAATtggaagggaagaaagtaaagaagaaaatttattaaatacaaaacagACATACACCAGAGAGATGTTATAACAAAAGGTGATAATTTGGGATGACTGATCGAATAACCAGACTTTTGAGGGACgaaggagaaaaggcagaaattacTGAGGTCGGGAAGGAAAGGAGGTTATCCCTGAGACCCTTGAATCGGAGTGGATTGTGACAGAGTGTTTTCATAAACTTAAAAAGTTGTGGAATTTGAAAACTACTAGAAAGATTTCACCCAATCCAAATGTCCCAATAATGAACGAGGTTGAAATCTGTAGGTTTCGTAATTACTGAGAAATgtgatatgtattttaaaatctttccatggAACAGGTTCCAGGCCTAGATGGCTTTGCCGTGGAAAGTGAATACCTTTACTAACTATGACCAAGTCTACCAAAACTGAATCTTACACGAAATCTTCAAAACaatagaaggaaaatttccatGTTATTTTATGAGGCCCATGTAATATTAATGCCAAACTCTAACAAGGATATTATAGGAAATTTTTTACAATTACACTATCTCAATCACAAGTATATAAGCATATTTAGCAAACAAAATCTGATTAAGTCCCATATAGAAGTCATGGTATGCCCAACACGAAGTGTCTGTATCCTGGCAatgcagagattactaaaatactAAACTGTAGAGAGAAACCAAAGTAGACTTAAGTAACATGATGGGATTCCAGATCCCCAAACTGGAACACTCAATATTACAAAGATGCCAGTTCTCCCCACAGTGAAGTGAGTCACTGTGATTTTTTATTGTGGAATCTGAAGAGGTGATCCTAAAACCATGTTGAATTTTGCAACACTAGTGTTTCCAAGACAGTTTTGAGAAACAGCGAGGGGGATTTGCACTATCAGCAACGCACAGTAGGTGTGATGAACCAATGATAGCGACAGAGGATAGGCCATCTGAGTAGGGAACACAACAGAGAGCCTGGAAGTCAACTCAGTGCTTGTCTAGACACCCCATTTACCAAACAGGTGGGTAGtctatggaaaagtaaaaaatctggGTCAATTAAGAGTCATAGGCTAACCACTGAGATTTGGCTCTTACCTCATACTAGACACACAAAACAGTCCAGGCTGAATGCCGAGTTAGATTTGAAAGCAAAATAGTGATGAGAATAGAGAAGACCCTCCAGGTCCTCAAGCAGGAAAGTGCCTCCCAAATGTCCTGTGCAGGGAGCAAAAAGGAGTAAAGCACGGAGGAAATACCTTGTGGATGGAGCTACATGAAAATCAAGTGAGTCTGCAGAGTGTGTCAAGGCAGAGCACAGCTTGGGAAGGCACACTGCAATACGGGAAGGGAAACGGACTTGTCTGCACAATATACACATAATCCTTGACCCGCAAGAATAAGACAACCCTGTAGAAATACAGGCGAGAGACAGGTAGAAGTGATGTGCAGAGGAGAGGAGCCAAACGTGCTGGACACATTTGAAATGTGTCCTGTCTCCCCACGGGCTCTCCGTCACCTCTCTGAAGTGACTGTTTCCTGTTTGTGCCATCAGCAACCTGGTCACACACccccctcactgcctgtgtcCCATCATATTGCACATGTTTGTTGTcatgtctgccttcctgcagaGCCATGAGCTCCCCAGGGCTGGCCTTGAACTACACTATTTCTGCATCCCCCACCCTGTGGCCATGTCCCTTAGAAGTGTGTTCTCACTTCTCTGGTGAGCTGCTGATTTGAAcctgagaaatacatttcaggtCACGAGGGAGCCTGGTGCTGTGATCCTCTGATTATAATGAAAAGCTGTTCCTTCAGATGGAATGACCCTGAGCCCAAATAGTGCTGGCCAGGGCAGGAGTGGGGTCACCCCTTCAGCTGCTGAGGCAAGCCCTGCTGAGTGCTTCCTGCCTACCATAGCTCTGATGCCCCCCTTACACACTTGGTGTCCTTCATACCCTGGACCCCTGAGGGATAGCTGCCTTGACCCTTACCTCCTCCAGGTGAGGATCATGACTgttgaaggtcacacagcccatGTCTGTGCAGATGATGATGAGATCGGCTTGTAGAACTGTCACCCCTCCTTCTTAGCTTTGGGTTCCCATGCAATGCAGAGAGTGTTGGGAGGGGCAGGCGAGGGTCTTGGGGTCACAGGAACTGTGTGGATGGGTGCTCCATGTTCAAGCTTCAGGAGCTCCTGGTTTCTGgtagaagcagaggaggaaatgacCTCAGCTCACTTCAGCTGCCACATCTTGTTGCTTCATCCAGGCAGTAGTGCAAGGACGTGCACCTTAGGGTCATGGGGTTGGGAAGGTCTCTCCTCCTGAACTGCTGGGATTTGGAGGCCTGAATGGCCAATTAGGTGAGCTTGTTTGTCTTCTGGCCTCTGGAGTGCACTGGGACTCCCGGTTCCCCTGGGTACCACTGTCATCAAGCTCTGTCTGAACCAGTTCGCCCCTACATGGCCAGGCTCCAAAGCCCAGaagtctctctgggcctcaggtgtGAGCAGAAGAGAATCATAGACATCATGTGCCCACCTGATTGCCCGTCATCCggttaccccattccccatcccctccactgCAGAACCattaatttctttcctatatGGAAGactcatttttaacaattttattcagAAGAGAGCACTTGACCTAGGAACTACCACATAATCCTTTTTTCAGGGCACAGTAATCATTGTTGGTTGTAGATACAGGGTACAGCGCATCTCTAAAGCTTATTCTTTTATGACAGCAGTTTATGTTTGTTACATAATAACTCCATCACCCCACCTGTGGCAATCTCCGTATCCTCCATCAAGGTTGCAGGACACATTGACTCCCTTCAGCACATCCTCCACATGGCCAAGTGTTTCTGGCCCAGCCTCCGCAGGGcctccttcacatccttgtttcGCAGACTGTAGATGAGGGGATTGAGCATTGGGATGACCAGCGTGTAGAAGACAGAGACCACCTTGCCCTGCTCCATGGACTCAATTGCTCCTGGCTGGGCATACATGACAAAGAGAGTCCCAAAAAAGAGGGTCACTGCAGTcatgtgggagccacaggtggagaagaTCTTGCATCTCCCAGCTCCTGATCCCATCCTCAGGATGGTCACTGTGATGTAGCCATAGGAGATGAGGATCACAATCGTCACAGCCACAATGAGGAACCCACAGATGCCAAACAAGAGAAGTTCATTGATGGCCGTGTTGCCACAGGCGATCTGGAGCAGAGGGGGcacatcacagaagaagtggttgaTGCGGTTGGagctacagaatgggaggtgGAATGTGAAGCTGGTCTGCACAACAGAGTTGAAGCAGCCTCCACAGTAGGCGCCCAGCACCAGGCGAGTGCAGGCAGACTGGCACATGGTGCTGGGGTAGCGCAAGGGGCTACAGATGGCCATgaagcggtcataggccatgacaCCCAGGAGGAAGCCTTCAGTTGTGGCCATcaggcataaaaagaaaaactgggtggCACATCCTGCAAAGGTGATGACCTTGGACGAGGAGAAGAAGTTGGCCAGTGCATTGGGGGCGATCACAGATGAGTAGCACAAGTCCACGAAGGAGAGGTtcttgaggaagaagtacattggGGAGTGCAGTCGGGCATCCAGGGTGATAACAATGATCATGaggaggttacccaggacagtCACCATGTACAGGGCCAGGAACACAGCAAAGAGCAGGGCCTGAGTCTCAAGGCCACCTGCAAATCCCTCCAGCACAAAATCTTGAACGTAGACCTTGGAGAGGTTTCCATTACTCTGCAATGGCATGAGCCTCGGTCCTCCAGAGGGGAATTACCCCTTTGTGTTGGCAGATTAAGTGGGTCAAGCTAAACTCCCTGCGGGACACTATTTAGAAAGATAAACAACAACAGTCAAAAATCTGGTTAAAGGTATAATGGAGTTAATGGTTTAGCAAAGAATTAATAAACAATATTCAAGATAAACGCGTTGGTCCAGTGATATCAGTACTGagcatttcttcttcccttgattCCTAAGTCTCTGTGAAGCAGAATCTGAAAGGCAATTGGTTAAGCAGTGAGATTTTGCCTGTCTTGCAGAGCTCATGCTGACAGTGGTTGGTTACTACGAACCAGCCAGGATGCACCATGGGAGTGAGTTAAATCAGGAGTAAGTATGCAGCTGAGCTTCTGACCATTTCAATCACTGAATGTATATTAAGACATGATCTGCATGCTATGCTCGAAAACTCtgcaaaaattaatatatattgagtTGAAGACATGTTATCCTAGACTGCAGATGTTTTCTCTAAAAGCTTTTTGTAATTACTGCCAGacagaattaaaaaattgaattcctgcaataaaaattaaaattacctaaCCATAGAGAAACCCCAAGAGGTTTCCGATTTTGGTGAAacacatatgtaaattttaataaagttattattcgaaagaatgaaagatgagggatgcctgcatggttcagtgtttagggcctgcctttgccccagggcatgatcctggagtcccaggatcgagtcccacgtcaggctttctgcatggaacctgcttctccctctgcatgtgtctctgcctctctctctctctctgtgtcagtctctgtatctctcatgaataaataattttttaaagaagaatatcagaaagggagacagaacataaagactcctaactctgggaaacgaactaggggtggtggaaggggaggagggcggggggtgggggtgaatgggtgacgggcactgagggggggcacttgacgggatgagcactgggtgttattctgtatgttggcaaattcaacaccaataaaaaataaatttattataaaataaataaataaataacaaaacaaaagaatggaagtTGAGACTTACAATCttatttgaaatttgcaagcaaTAAAGCGAATAATATGTAACAGTTTAGAagtacaatggctaaaattaggaactcaatgaatgaatttcaaagatTAGCTAAGAAGAAAATTTGTGAAGTAGAATACAGATCAGTGGAAAATACTCAGAGTGAAGTATTGAGagacaaaaggacagaaaaaatcagaaatgagtgTTAGAGATCAATAACATAGAGATATACATATTTGAATtccaaaaaatgattaaagagatAATATGCTGAATCAGTGCTTGAGGAGTTAATGGCCAGGTGTTATCTCAAaacaatgaaagatatttttctacagATTCATTAACCTACAAAATCAAAGCAGCATTTATACAAAGAACGCCACACTTGGACATatcatagtaaaaatatttagagtcaaaataaagagaaaagtataaaagcattctgagaaagaagacaatCACTTCAGGGGCCCCTAAGTGGAACAGTCAGTTAGGACTCTGattcctgccttctgctcaggttgtgacctcagagttgtgagattggtTACCATGGCAGCCTCACATTCAGCACAGAATCTGTTTGAGACCCTCGCTCCCTTTCCCAGTgccccttctctaaaataaataataaaacctttctttacaaagaagaccaaaaaagaagacatagtCATTTCAACGTTTAAAGTTAGAAATAAGACTGACCATTGTCTTACcagattaaaaataatggaagccaaattaaaaggaaatatattttcttttcttcaaagaaaatacttatcAACTA
Protein-coding regions in this window:
- the LOC140594032 gene encoding olfactory receptor 9S13-like encodes the protein MPLQSNGNLSKVYVQDFVLEGFAGGLETQALLFAVFLALYMVTVLGNLLMIIVITLDARLHSPMYFFLKNLSFVDLCYSSVIAPNALANFFSSSKVITFAGCATQFFFLCLMATTEGFLLGVMAYDRFMAICSPLRYPSTMCQSACTRLVLGAYCGGCFNSVVQTSFTFHLPFCSSNRINHFFCDVPPLLQIACGNTAINELLLFGICGFLIVAVTIVILISYGYITVTILRMGSGAGRCKIFSTCGSHMTAVTLFFGTLFVMYAQPGAIESMEQGKVVSVFYTLVIPMLNPLIYSLRNKDVKEALRRLGQKHLAMWRMC